The following are encoded together in the Erwinia sp. E602 genome:
- a CDS encoding RNA polymerase sigma factor FliA, producing the protein MNDLYTADGVMDKHSLWQRYVPLVRHEALRLQVRLPASVELDDLLQAGGIGLLNAVERYDALQGTAFTTYAVQRIRGAMLDELRSRDWAPRSVRRNAREVAAAMHQVEQVLGRPASEQEVAAQLDVPLEEYRQILLDTNNSQLFSYDEYREEHGDSAELVTDGHEQANPLHQLLEGNLRERVIEAIEALPEREKMVLTLYYQEELNLKEIGAVLEVGESRVSQLHSQAIKRLRARLTGAR; encoded by the coding sequence GTGAACGATCTCTATACCGCCGATGGGGTGATGGACAAGCATTCGCTGTGGCAGCGATACGTTCCGCTGGTACGCCATGAAGCGCTGCGCCTGCAGGTGCGGTTGCCGGCCAGCGTGGAGCTGGATGACCTGCTGCAGGCCGGCGGCATCGGCCTGCTGAATGCGGTTGAGCGCTACGACGCGCTGCAGGGTACGGCCTTTACCACCTACGCCGTACAGCGCATTCGCGGGGCGATGCTCGACGAGCTGCGCAGCCGCGACTGGGCACCGCGCAGCGTGCGACGCAACGCCCGCGAAGTGGCGGCGGCGATGCATCAGGTTGAACAGGTCCTTGGCCGCCCGGCCAGCGAGCAGGAAGTCGCTGCCCAGCTGGACGTGCCGCTGGAGGAGTACCGGCAGATCCTGCTGGATACCAACAACAGCCAGCTGTTCTCCTATGACGAATATCGTGAGGAGCACGGCGACAGCGCGGAACTGGTCACCGACGGCCATGAACAGGCTAACCCGCTGCACCAGCTGCTGGAAGGGAACCTGCGTGAACGCGTCATCGAAGCGATCGAGGCCCTGCCCGAACGCGAGAAGATGGTGCTGACGCTCTATTACCAGGAAGAGCTGAACCTGAAAGAGATTGGCGCCGTGCTGGAAGTGGGCGAGTCCCGCGTCAGCCAGCTGCACAGTCAGGCGATTAAACGCCTGCGCGCCCGGTTAACGGGAGCGCGCTGA
- a CDS encoding glycosyltransferase family 41 protein has translation MAAQLRRAMEILSEKPQESLAIVTPLLKKNAHNSLVWVVASRTWEKLGKYFDAEEAVEKALTLTPDYSEALYAKANLLYVRERFDEAEIFLAEAIGRVNDDESRPLRTLRATILQKQKKYEQSIEEYTQLTREDPTNWRNWSNLGMIYQDLAEFDKMDAAYQQSCQLSSDNPSSWFNRIVGSHYNPAATPESILDICQQWQQVFRPSRTIKRAVAKNRTADKPLRIGMISEGFRSHPVGNMITLGLSHIPDSQIELYAYSTNHIEDHITYRIQRIAKKWQVIDGLSDNAVDGLIRDDEIDILFDLCGYNANSRMLTLQQQPAPLQIKWVGGLISSTGLEGMDYLLSDGIETPEGVDHLYSEKLIRLPGDYICYDPPHYLPPLSAGPVTENGYITFGCFNNAAKINDTLLEQWAIILNSVPDSRLFLKSFNFKNPTLCERVLSTLERHGVARERVLLEGSSPHRELLDSYNRVDIALDPWPYSGGLTTCEAMAMGVPVVTLPGPTFAGRHSASHLVNAGMPELVADSWQQYIDITVGITRDLTSLAVIRQHLRDILLASPVCDGQRFARHFSDAMRAIWQRYCEGKAPAALTLQEEGAPYFLDDGQPVTLQHPPVMESQKLTQPGQADTFEFQLSGKVLMMDYGGQFSRAAAFIDLVATDAVHAVIMDPVGVVEPQHLPLRKKSLQHIKLHLLGDGQEAPLYLCLDSRYSSDLPAIGGEQGDEAWAGQKVITELKVPSSRLDEINGLDRLEWFEISNTLNLQPVFEHGSRLLTGCLFVSVHYTFANTHAGQMSFSQLEAALAGYGFRFHSVAATEQGAALPLADGSTLASSQMVATRLLFVPTAERIAAMSVEQREKLAFILHAGYQLRDVAYQVLQVSSTARAEAYLGDFHDTAPPASSPAAVPAPVNIIPEMPRMSAAETALFERCITQSSAYYEFGSGGSTKLATRNNVTVYGVESDKFWVDTLAKEAGPLCKVDYVDIGPTKEWGYPVDASHQQQFPLYSEAILQHQRWFDLILVDGRFRVACTLNAIKHTLATRRNNAVTQIFIHDFWDRPDYHVVLEFLNVVDKAETAGVFTLKPQIDVVKLEKLLEKFKFIPA, from the coding sequence GTGGCTGCGCAACTTCGGCGCGCGATGGAAATACTGAGTGAAAAGCCGCAGGAGTCGTTAGCCATTGTTACGCCGCTGCTGAAAAAAAATGCGCATAACAGTCTGGTCTGGGTGGTTGCCTCACGCACCTGGGAAAAACTGGGTAAATATTTTGACGCTGAGGAAGCGGTTGAAAAAGCCCTGACGCTGACCCCTGATTACAGCGAAGCGCTTTACGCTAAGGCTAACCTGTTATACGTCCGCGAACGTTTTGATGAGGCAGAAATATTCCTTGCGGAGGCGATCGGTCGGGTAAACGATGATGAATCACGGCCATTGCGCACCCTGCGGGCGACGATCCTGCAAAAGCAGAAAAAGTATGAACAGTCGATAGAGGAGTATACCCAGCTGACCCGGGAAGACCCGACCAACTGGCGTAACTGGAGCAACCTCGGTATGATTTACCAGGATTTGGCCGAATTCGATAAAATGGATGCCGCCTATCAGCAAAGCTGCCAGCTCTCCTCTGATAACCCCTCTTCCTGGTTTAACCGCATTGTCGGATCGCACTATAACCCGGCTGCTACACCTGAATCCATTCTGGATATTTGCCAGCAATGGCAGCAGGTATTTCGCCCGTCTCGTACAATTAAACGTGCGGTGGCGAAGAATCGGACAGCCGATAAACCGTTACGTATTGGCATGATTTCAGAAGGGTTTCGCTCGCACCCGGTCGGGAATATGATCACCCTGGGTTTATCACATATTCCGGATTCACAGATTGAGCTTTATGCCTACAGCACTAACCACATCGAAGACCATATTACCTACCGTATTCAGCGCATTGCTAAAAAATGGCAGGTGATTGACGGGCTGTCGGATAATGCGGTTGACGGATTAATTCGTGACGATGAGATAGATATTCTTTTCGACCTCTGTGGCTATAATGCAAACAGTCGGATGCTGACGTTACAGCAGCAGCCCGCGCCGTTACAGATTAAATGGGTTGGCGGGCTGATCAGCAGTACCGGCCTTGAGGGCATGGACTATCTGTTAAGCGACGGTATTGAAACACCTGAGGGCGTCGACCACCTGTACAGTGAAAAACTGATCCGTCTGCCCGGTGACTATATTTGTTACGATCCGCCGCACTACCTGCCGCCGCTGAGCGCCGGTCCGGTAACGGAAAACGGCTATATCACCTTTGGCTGTTTTAATAACGCCGCCAAGATTAACGATACTCTGCTGGAGCAGTGGGCGATCATACTGAACAGCGTGCCGGACTCCCGCCTGTTCCTGAAAAGCTTTAACTTTAAAAACCCAACGCTTTGCGAGCGGGTGCTGAGCACGCTGGAACGCCACGGGGTGGCGCGTGAGCGGGTGCTGCTGGAAGGTTCCTCGCCGCACCGTGAGCTGCTGGACAGCTATAACCGGGTGGACATCGCGCTCGACCCGTGGCCGTACTCCGGCGGCCTGACCACCTGTGAAGCGATGGCGATGGGCGTGCCGGTGGTGACCCTGCCAGGGCCAACGTTTGCCGGACGTCACTCCGCTTCTCACCTGGTCAATGCCGGCATGCCGGAGCTGGTGGCCGACAGCTGGCAGCAGTACATCGATATTACCGTTGGCATCACCCGCGATCTCACCAGCCTGGCGGTGATTCGCCAGCATCTGCGCGATATTCTGCTGGCTTCGCCGGTGTGCGACGGGCAGCGCTTTGCCAGACACTTCTCGGACGCCATGCGGGCGATCTGGCAGCGCTACTGCGAAGGTAAAGCACCGGCGGCGCTGACGCTGCAGGAAGAGGGCGCACCTTACTTCCTCGACGACGGGCAGCCGGTGACGCTGCAGCATCCGCCGGTGATGGAATCACAGAAGCTGACCCAGCCCGGCCAGGCGGATACCTTTGAGTTCCAGCTCTCCGGCAAGGTGCTGATGATGGACTACGGCGGCCAGTTCAGCCGCGCTGCTGCGTTTATCGACCTGGTCGCCACCGATGCGGTTCACGCGGTGATTATGGATCCGGTCGGTGTGGTGGAGCCGCAACATCTGCCGCTGCGTAAGAAATCCCTGCAGCATATCAAACTGCACCTGCTGGGTGACGGCCAGGAGGCTCCGCTCTATCTGTGCCTTGATTCGCGTTACAGCAGCGATCTGCCCGCCATCGGCGGCGAACAGGGGGATGAGGCCTGGGCGGGCCAGAAGGTGATTACCGAACTGAAGGTGCCGTCGAGCAGGCTGGATGAGATTAACGGACTCGATCGCCTCGAGTGGTTTGAAATCAGCAATACGCTGAATCTGCAACCGGTCTTCGAGCACGGTTCGCGGCTGTTAACCGGCTGCCTGTTTGTCAGCGTACATTATACCTTTGCCAACACCCACGCCGGCCAGATGTCCTTCAGCCAGCTGGAGGCGGCGCTGGCCGGCTACGGCTTCCGCTTCCACAGCGTTGCCGCGACAGAGCAGGGCGCTGCGCTGCCGCTGGCGGACGGCAGCACGCTGGCCTCTTCGCAGATGGTGGCGACGCGCCTGCTGTTTGTTCCCACCGCAGAGCGTATTGCGGCCATGAGCGTGGAGCAGCGCGAGAAGCTGGCGTTTATCCTGCACGCCGGTTATCAGCTGCGTGACGTGGCGTATCAGGTGCTGCAGGTCAGCTCGACTGCACGTGCCGAGGCCTATCTCGGTGACTTCCACGATACCGCGCCGCCGGCCTCGTCGCCTGCCGCTGTGCCAGCCCCGGTAAACATCATCCCGGAAATGCCGCGTATGTCAGCGGCGGAAACCGCGCTGTTTGAGCGCTGCATTACTCAGAGCAGCGCCTATTATGAGTTTGGCAGCGGCGGTTCGACCAAGCTGGCGACGCGCAATAACGTCACCGTCTACGGCGTGGAGAGTGACAAATTCTGGGTCGACACGCTGGCAAAAGAGGCCGGTCCGCTGTGTAAGGTCGATTACGTCGATATCGGGCCGACCAAAGAGTGGGGCTATCCGGTGGATGCCAGCCATCAGCAGCAATTCCCGCTCTACAGCGAGGCGATTCTGCAACATCAGCGGTGGTTTGATCTGATTCTGGTTGACGGGCGTTTCCGCGTCGCCTGTACCCTGAATGCGATTAAACACACGCTGGCCACCCGCAGGAATAACGCCGTGACGCAGATCTTTATTCATGATTTCTGGGACCGCCCTGACTACCACGTGGTGCTGGAGTTCCTCAATGTGGTGGATAAAGCGGAAACGGCAGGCGTATTTACCCTGAAGCCACAGATTGATGTCGTTAAGCTCGAAAAGCTGTTGGAGAAATTTAAATTTATCCCGGCTTAA
- a CDS encoding flagellin — translation MAVINTNIMSLTTQNNLNKSQSSLGSAIERLSSGLRINSAKDDAAGQAIANRMTSQVKGLTQASRNANDGISIAQTTEGALNEINTNLQRIRELTVQANNGSNSADDLVSINNEIVDRVKEIDRVSKQTSFNGIKVLATAQTLNIQVGAQDKETIGISLKKIDSSTLFTAAGFTAITEASTGAASGVGILKTYTAATTTGEAKATVDSNLLSALDKAISDVDSLRSSLGASQNRFESTVNNLSSTITNITAAKSRIEDADYATEVSNMSRAQILQQAGTSVLTKANQVPQGVLSLLQ, via the coding sequence ATGGCCGTTATCAATACCAACATTATGTCCCTGACTACTCAGAACAATCTGAACAAGTCACAGTCTTCCCTGGGCTCAGCGATTGAGCGTCTGTCATCTGGTCTGCGTATCAACAGCGCAAAAGACGATGCAGCGGGCCAGGCGATTGCTAACCGTATGACTTCTCAGGTTAAAGGTCTGACTCAGGCTTCCCGTAATGCCAACGACGGTATCTCCATCGCTCAGACTACTGAAGGCGCACTGAACGAGATCAACACCAACTTACAGCGTATCCGTGAACTGACCGTACAGGCGAACAACGGTAGTAACTCTGCTGATGACCTGGTGTCAATCAACAACGAAATCGTTGACCGCGTTAAAGAAATTGACCGTGTCTCCAAACAAACCAGCTTCAACGGCATCAAAGTACTGGCTACCGCTCAGACTCTGAACATTCAGGTTGGTGCGCAGGATAAAGAAACCATCGGCATTTCACTGAAGAAAATCGATTCTTCCACACTGTTTACAGCAGCAGGTTTCACTGCCATCACTGAAGCATCTACTGGTGCTGCATCGGGTGTTGGTATCCTGAAAACTTATACTGCCGCGACCACTACTGGCGAAGCTAAAGCTACAGTTGATTCCAACCTGCTGTCTGCTCTGGATAAAGCGATTTCTGACGTTGACTCACTGCGTAGCAGCCTGGGTGCCAGCCAGAACCGTTTCGAATCTACCGTTAACAACCTGAGCAGCACCATCACCAACATCACCGCTGCTAAGAGCCGTATCGAAGACGCGGATTACGCGACCGAAGTGTCTAACATGAGCCGCGCGCAGATCCTGCAGCAGGCCGGTACTTCAGTACTGACCAAGGCTAACCAGGTTCCACAGGGCGTGCTGTCTCTGCTGCAGTAA
- the fliD gene encoding flagellar filament capping protein FliD: protein MASISSLGVGTTLQLDTLYTNLETAENSKLTTITKQQTSYNSQLTAYSKLQSSMTALQTATAALAKASTFSASSVTSTNTAFAATTDANATVGDYSVYVEQVAKAQSLISGSIASKTSQLGDSASGTRTLTITQPGTTKPLEITLSNSQTTLTGIADAINKSAGNVSATIITASNGDHRLMLSSKTTGTDGDITLSVTGDSTLQGVIGYDATATGTQNMSVQTASQNAKLSVNGVAMERSSNTISDALTGVTFNLKAASTSASGETLSVTRSVDSTTTAVKAWVTAYNSLQSTIASVTKYTAVDAGEDQSSSNGVLLGDSTVRTIQTRLAGMLSNVQSGSYAVLSQLGITTNPTKQADGSVGALSIDDTKLTAALTNNPQAVSDFFVGDGTKTGFATQMGSTLTDMLSTSSGKEGIIKNAQDGINATLKDLDKRYTAMEASIEVTMARYKSQFTNLSKLVNSLTNTSNYLTQQFESSSSSS from the coding sequence ATGGCGAGTATCAGTAGCCTTGGGGTAGGCACCACCCTTCAGTTGGATACCCTCTATACCAACCTGGAAACTGCTGAAAACAGCAAGCTGACAACGATCACCAAGCAGCAGACCAGCTATAATTCGCAGCTTACCGCTTACAGCAAGCTGCAAAGCTCAATGACCGCCCTGCAGACCGCGACCGCGGCGCTGGCGAAAGCCAGCACCTTTAGCGCCTCCAGCGTCACCAGCACCAATACCGCCTTCGCCGCCACCACCGATGCGAACGCCACCGTTGGTGATTACAGCGTTTACGTTGAGCAGGTAGCCAAGGCGCAGTCGCTGATTTCAGGATCTATTGCCAGCAAAACCAGCCAGCTGGGCGACAGCGCCAGCGGCACGCGCACGCTGACCATCACCCAGCCCGGCACCACCAAGCCGCTGGAAATCACCCTGAGCAACAGCCAGACCACGCTGACCGGCATTGCCGATGCGATTAACAAAAGCGCCGGTAACGTCAGTGCCACCATTATTACCGCCAGCAACGGCGACCACCGCCTGATGCTGAGCTCCAAGACTACCGGCACCGACGGCGATATTACCCTGAGCGTTACCGGCGACAGCACCCTGCAGGGGGTGATTGGCTATGACGCTACCGCCACCGGCACGCAGAATATGTCGGTACAGACGGCTTCGCAGAACGCCAAACTCAGCGTTAACGGCGTTGCTATGGAGCGCAGCAGCAACACCATCAGCGATGCGCTGACCGGTGTGACCTTCAACCTGAAGGCCGCCAGCACCAGCGCCTCGGGTGAAACCCTCAGCGTGACGCGTTCGGTCGACAGCACCACCACCGCGGTCAAAGCCTGGGTTACCGCCTACAACAGCCTGCAGTCCACCATCGCCTCGGTCACCAAATACACCGCGGTCGACGCCGGTGAAGATCAGTCCAGCAGCAACGGCGTACTGCTCGGTGACAGTACGGTGCGCACTATTCAGACCCGCCTGGCCGGGATGCTGAGCAACGTACAGAGCGGCTCTTACGCGGTGCTTTCGCAGCTGGGGATCACCACCAACCCGACCAAGCAGGCGGACGGTTCAGTCGGTGCGCTGAGCATTGATGACACCAAGTTAACCGCCGCGCTGACCAATAACCCGCAGGCGGTCAGCGATTTCTTCGTTGGCGACGGTACGAAGACCGGCTTTGCCACCCAGATGGGCAGCACGCTGACCGATATGCTCAGCACCAGTTCCGGCAAAGAGGGCATTATCAAAAATGCTCAGGACGGCATCAACGCCACCCTGAAAGATCTCGACAAGCGCTACACCGCGATGGAGGCCAGCATTGAAGTGACCATGGCGCGCTATAAATCCCAGTTTACTAACCTCAGTAAATTAGTGAACTCGCTGACCAACACGTCTAACTATCTGACGCAGCAGTTTGAATCGTCCTCCTCTTCAAGCTAA
- the fliS gene encoding flagellar export chaperone FliS, producing the protein MYKNSGAQLYQKVELESSVMSASQAQLINLLFDGALSALVRARLFMQDGNIEGKGNALSKAINIIENGLKQGLADNSGDELADNLLALYDYCVRRLLHANIRNDVAAVEEVEGLVRNIADAWKEVGHLPAPVQDAVS; encoded by the coding sequence ATGTATAAAAATTCGGGCGCGCAGTTATATCAGAAAGTGGAGCTGGAGAGCAGCGTGATGAGCGCCAGCCAGGCCCAGCTGATCAACCTGCTGTTTGACGGGGCGCTCAGTGCGCTGGTGCGCGCCCGTCTGTTTATGCAGGATGGCAATATTGAGGGCAAAGGCAACGCCCTCTCCAAGGCGATCAATATTATCGAAAACGGCCTGAAGCAGGGTCTGGCCGATAACAGCGGTGATGAACTGGCGGACAACCTGCTGGCGCTGTACGACTACTGCGTGCGGCGTCTGCTGCACGCCAACATTCGTAATGACGTGGCGGCGGTGGAAGAGGTTGAAGGGCTGGTGCGTAATATTGCCGATGCCTGGAAGGAAGTGGGTCATCTTCCGGCCCCGGTTCAGGATGCCGTATCATGA
- the fliT gene encoding flagellar protein FliT: MKITPSLQQNYQHLLQLSQTMLRLANQGDWDTLVTEEAEYAATVKRIEAVTVVTPLTPVALQQLRPLLRHLLDNEIEIRRLVKRRQDELGQLMNNNTQQKNVLKAYGNMAGNVLMHPTASR, encoded by the coding sequence ATGAAAATAACCCCCTCTTTACAGCAGAACTATCAGCATCTGCTGCAGCTGAGTCAGACCATGCTGCGGCTGGCGAATCAGGGCGACTGGGATACGCTGGTGACCGAAGAGGCCGAATATGCCGCCACGGTCAAACGCATTGAAGCGGTCACTGTTGTGACGCCGCTGACCCCGGTCGCGCTGCAACAGCTGCGCCCGCTGCTGCGCCATCTGCTGGATAACGAGATTGAAATTCGTCGTCTGGTGAAACGCCGTCAGGATGAGCTGGGCCAGCTGATGAACAACAACACGCAGCAGAAAAACGTGCTGAAAGCCTACGGCAATATGGCCGGTAACGTACTGATGCACCCCACCGCCAGCCGCTAA
- the amyA gene encoding alpha-amylase, with translation MDMRNPTLLQFFHWYYPEGGQLWPEVADRAASLAETGISLVWLPPAYKGESGGYSVGYDSYDLFDLGEFEQKGSRATKYGDKEQLIAAIEALKAHGVGTLLDVVVNHKMGADEKERVLVNRANPDNREEISSEVIEADIWTRFTFPARGGQHSKFVWDYKCFNGVDHIENPDENGVFKIVNDYTGDGWNEQVDDELGNFDYLMGANIDFRNHAVTEELKYWARWVMDEVHCSGFRLDAVKHIPAWFYKEWIEHVQEVAEQPLFIVAEYWSFEVDKLMQYIDQVEGKTMLFDAPLHMNFHQASLQGADYDLSQIFNDTLVARDPWHAVTIVANHDTQPLQSLEAPVEAWFKPLAYALILLRENGVPTVFYPDLYGASYEDEGGDGGQYRIEMPVIPELDTLIRARRDYAHGVQTEWFDHPNCVAFARSGTEELPGCVVIMSNGDEGEKTLELGEGLANKRWHDLLGHREENVESDEHGNATFRCNGGSVSVWVLSE, from the coding sequence ATGGATATGCGCAATCCCACGCTGTTGCAGTTTTTTCACTGGTACTATCCCGAAGGCGGCCAACTGTGGCCGGAAGTGGCCGATCGCGCCGCCAGCCTGGCCGAAACCGGCATCAGCCTGGTGTGGCTGCCGCCGGCGTATAAAGGGGAATCCGGCGGGTACTCGGTCGGCTATGACAGCTACGATCTGTTCGACCTCGGCGAATTTGAGCAGAAAGGATCGCGTGCCACCAAATACGGTGATAAAGAACAGCTGATTGCGGCCATTGAGGCGCTGAAGGCACACGGCGTCGGCACCCTGCTTGACGTGGTGGTCAACCATAAGATGGGGGCCGATGAGAAGGAGCGGGTGCTGGTGAACCGCGCCAACCCGGATAACCGCGAGGAGATATCGTCTGAGGTAATTGAGGCCGATATCTGGACGCGCTTTACCTTCCCGGCGCGCGGTGGCCAGCACTCAAAATTTGTCTGGGACTACAAGTGCTTTAACGGCGTCGACCATATCGAAAACCCCGATGAAAACGGCGTGTTTAAGATCGTCAACGACTATACCGGCGATGGCTGGAACGAGCAGGTGGACGACGAGCTGGGCAACTTCGACTACCTGATGGGCGCCAATATCGACTTCCGCAACCACGCGGTGACCGAGGAGCTGAAGTACTGGGCGCGCTGGGTGATGGACGAGGTGCACTGCAGCGGCTTCCGGCTCGACGCGGTAAAACATATTCCGGCGTGGTTCTACAAGGAGTGGATCGAGCACGTGCAGGAGGTGGCCGAGCAGCCGCTGTTTATCGTCGCCGAGTACTGGTCGTTTGAGGTGGATAAGCTGATGCAGTACATCGACCAGGTGGAGGGTAAAACCATGCTGTTCGACGCGCCGCTGCATATGAACTTCCACCAGGCCTCGCTGCAGGGCGCGGACTACGACCTCAGCCAGATCTTCAACGACACGCTGGTGGCCCGCGATCCGTGGCACGCGGTGACCATCGTCGCCAACCACGACACCCAGCCGCTACAGTCGCTGGAGGCTCCGGTTGAGGCGTGGTTTAAACCGCTGGCCTATGCGCTGATCCTGCTGCGTGAAAACGGCGTGCCGACGGTGTTCTACCCGGATCTGTATGGTGCCAGCTACGAGGATGAAGGCGGCGACGGCGGCCAGTACCGGATTGAGATGCCGGTGATCCCCGAACTGGATACGCTGATCCGCGCCCGCCGCGACTACGCCCACGGAGTACAGACCGAGTGGTTCGATCACCCCAACTGCGTGGCCTTCGCACGCAGCGGCACGGAGGAGCTGCCGGGCTGCGTGGTGATTATGTCCAACGGTGATGAAGGCGAAAAAACGCTGGAACTCGGCGAGGGCCTGGCGAACAAGCGGTGGCACGACCTGCTGGGCCACCGCGAGGAGAACGTGGAGAGCGACGAACACGGCAACGCCACCTTCCGCTGCAACGGCGGCAGCGTCAGCGTCTGGGTTCTGAGCGAGTAA